The proteins below come from a single Conger conger chromosome 10, fConCon1.1, whole genome shotgun sequence genomic window:
- the LOC133139451 gene encoding GTPase IMAP family member 9-like translates to MQRRHPNPEFKTDDFRHWQREFSQQQKVVDSQRPSPPREPVRRIVLIGKTGHGRSASGNTILGCTRREDWKFKVTTGVTSGLQQCEKHEAVRFGKRLVVIDTPGLFDTNSDCTETEIGRCVCLSQPGPHVFLLVIGINTRYTTEEKETIEHFERMFGEMVKPYTIVLFTGMDELEYGGETLEERLSRDEQFRNLVQKFGNKYHGINNRRHDDEQVRKFVDKIEDVLNDNEGHFYTNNMYETASIELHREIENILREKLPDIIDREQRSRSAEEIDNLWCEEVKAAVEKATCIVATILRNKGFISIFALLGAGAALCVAGPAVAAIAAGAGVGAGVAFGYKKYYKK, encoded by the exons ATGCAGAGAAGACACCCAAACCCCGAATTTAAGACTGACG ACTTTCGTCACTGGCAAAGGGAGTTTAGTCAACAACAAAAAGTTGTGGATTCCCAGAGGCCAAGCCCACCAAGAG AGCCAGTTCGACGAATTGTGCTAATTGGAAAGACAGGACATGGAAGGAGCGCATCTGGAAACACTATCCTGGGATGCACCAGAAGAGAGGACTGGAAATTTAAGGTTACAACAGGCGTGACATCTGGACTGCAGCAGTGTGAAAAACATGAAGCTGTCAGATTTGGGAAAAGGCTTGTCGTGATTGACACCCCGGGGTTATTTGACACAAATTCAGATTGCACTGAAACAGAGattgggaggtgtgtgtgtctgtctcaaccAGGCCCGCATGTCTTCCTCCTCGTCATCGGTATAAACACTAGGTACACTACGGAGGAGAAAGAAACCATTGAACATTTTGAGCGGATGTTTGGTGAGATGGTAAAGCCATACACCATCGTTCTTTTTACAGGGATGGACGAATTGGAATATGGTGGGGAGACACTTGAGGAGCGATTAAGTAGGGATGAACAGTTTAGGAATCTTGTACAGAAGTTTGGGAATAAATACCATGGAATAAATAACAGAAGACATGATGATGAACAAGTGAGGAAGTTTGTTGACAAAATAGAGGATGTATTGAACGACAATGAGGGGCATTTTTACACCAATAATATGTACGAAACTGCTTCCATTGAACTTCACAGGGAGATTGAAAACATTCTGAGGGAAAAGTTGCCAGATATCATAGACAGAGAGCAAAGAAGTAGGAGTGCTGAAGAGATTGATAACCTCTGGTGTGAAGAGGTTAAAGCAGCTGTAGAGAAAGCAACTTGCATCGTTGCAACAATTTTGAGAAATAAGGGATTCATATCAATCTTTGCTTTACTTGGTGCAGGGGCAGCATTGTGTGTGGCAGGCCCCGCTGTTGCTGCTATTGCAGCAGGGGCAGGAGTAGGAGCAGGAGTCGCTTTTGGCTACAAAAAATACTATAAAAAATAG